GCGATGCGCCTGCCGCAGGCGTTGTCGGGGTCGACCCCCGCGGTGCTCCCGGCCTGGGTGAACCACTGGGTGCCCACGTTGAAGTAGCTCACCATGTTCGCCTGCTCCAGGCGCTCGTCGTTGATGGTGAACGAGGAGATGCCCAGGTCGTATCGGCCGGAGTCGACGCCGGTGATGATGTTGCCGAACGGGGCGGGCTGCCACTCGGTCTCCAGGCCGAGCTTTCCGGCGACCGCGTCGAACAGCTCCACGTCGAAGCCGATGACGGTCTGGCCGTCGGTGTCGAGGAACTCGGCGGGGGCGTAGCTCGCGTCCACGCCGATGCGGACCGAACCGGCGTCGCTGATCTCCTGCGGGACCATCGCGGCGAGCTCGGGATCGGCCTCGACGGTCGGGGGCGCGTCGGCCTCCCCGCCCTCGCCCCCGCCGCAGGCCGCCAGGGCCAGGACGGACGCGATCGACACAACGCCGATGAGCGGTCGGCGGCCCAGGGCTGCCGACACGGTGGGGCGGCGCCAGAAGTCCGTCACGTCAGTCTCCTTCTCCAGGGTGTGGATCGGCTGGTGGAACGGGTCCGCCGACCATGGCACACGGCTGTTGGCGCGTCACGCCGATGAGCATGATGCACGCGGGCGCTCCATCGTGCCGGAACCGGTATGTGCCTGCGGTCACCGTTGTGAGATGATTGGATAACGGGTCACCCCCGTAACACCGACGGCGTGAGCTTGTACGAGCCCTGCGGAGACTTCACCGCCGCCATCCGGTCATGGCCGATCGGAGGTGGACAGGAGGCCTTGCCTCTGGACTCCCTAGCAACCAGTGTCCCCGCGCGCCGTCCCGGCAATCACAGGCCGTCCCCGTCATGGCCGACGCGGACGAGCATGACCACCGAGGGGTTTTCGAAGTTGTCCACGCATTCCCGGCATTCCCACTCCAACCTTGACGAGGACCCGGCGTTCGCCCTGCACAGGGGCGGAAAGCTGCACGTCCAATCGTCGGTGGAGGTCAACGACCACGAGGACCTGGCCCTCGCCTACACGCCCGGTGTGGCGCGCGTGTGCAGCGCCATCGCCGATTCGCCCGGACTCGTCGACACCTACACCTGGAAGAGCCAGGTCGTCGCGGTCGTCACCGACGGATCGGCGGTTCTGGGGCTGGGCGACATCGGCCCCGAGGCCTCCCTGCCCGTGATGGAGGGGAAGTCGCTCCTCTTCAAGCAGTTCGGTGGCGTCGACTCCGTCCCGATCGCGCTGTCGTGCGACGGCGTCGACGACATCGTCGAGACCGTGGTCCGGATGTCGCCGTCCTTCGGCGGGATCAACCTGGAGGACATCTCCGCGCCGCGCTGCTTCGAGATCGAGAAGAGGCTGCGCGAGCGGCTCGACATCCCGGTCTTCCACGACGACCAGCACGGCACCGCGATCGTGGCGCTCGCCGCGCTGCGCAACGCCGCCCGCGTCACCGGCCGCGAGCTCGGCGACCTGCGCGCCGTCGTCTCCGGTGCCGGCGCCTCGGGCCTCGCGGTCACCCGGATGCTGATCAACGGAGGTGTCGGCGACATCGCCGTGGCCGACAGCAAGGGCCTCATCTACGCGGACAGGGAGGGGCTCAACCCCGCCAAGGCCGAGATCGCGGCCATCAGCAACAAGGCGGGCCTGCAGGGATCCATCGAGACCGCGCTGGCAGGGGCCGACGTGTTCATCGGCCTGTCCGCCGGCGAGGTGCCCGAGTCGGTCGTGGCGACGATGGCCCC
This sequence is a window from Spinactinospora alkalitolerans. Protein-coding genes within it:
- a CDS encoding ABC transporter substrate-binding protein — encoded protein: MTDFWRRPTVSAALGRRPLIGVVSIASVLALAACGGGEGGEADAPPTVEADPELAAMVPQEISDAGSVRIGVDASYAPAEFLDTDGQTVIGFDVELFDAVAGKLGLETEWQPAPFGNIITGVDSGRYDLGISSFTINDERLEQANMVSYFNVGTQWFTQAGSTAGVDPDNACGRRIAVQANTVQVPDIQARSEQCVEDGEDEIVIEQFEGQDQATESIVSGKNDAGLADLPVAVYAVEQTGGQLETLGEQYEAAPYGAVVNKDDTELAEAVAAGYQAIIDDGTYGEILAEWGLEQGAIEQPEINPDVSAPGEE
- a CDS encoding NAD(P)-dependent malic enzyme, translated to MTTEGFSKLSTHSRHSHSNLDEDPAFALHRGGKLHVQSSVEVNDHEDLALAYTPGVARVCSAIADSPGLVDTYTWKSQVVAVVTDGSAVLGLGDIGPEASLPVMEGKSLLFKQFGGVDSVPIALSCDGVDDIVETVVRMSPSFGGINLEDISAPRCFEIEKRLRERLDIPVFHDDQHGTAIVALAALRNAARVTGRELGDLRAVVSGAGASGLAVTRMLINGGVGDIAVADSKGLIYADREGLNPAKAEIAAISNKAGLQGSIETALAGADVFIGLSAGEVPESVVATMAPNAIICAMANPNPEVHPDVANRYAAVVATGRSDFPNQINNVLAFPGVFRGALDARATDITENMKLAAADALADLVGDDLAPDYIIPSSFDGRVVPAVSAAVAEQARKDGVARA